One genomic segment of Bradyrhizobium diazoefficiens includes these proteins:
- a CDS encoding PilZ domain-containing protein has translation MHPRRFTRVKPAGLVSRQAKIITDPRAPVINCTLIDYSPGGACVDLGGQVSIPDRFELLHVNTKKRCRIAWKRGTRVGVVF, from the coding sequence ATGCATCCGCGACGATTTACCCGCGTGAAACCCGCCGGCCTGGTGTCCCGCCAGGCCAAGATCATCACCGACCCGCGCGCGCCGGTGATCAACTGCACCCTGATCGACTATTCGCCCGGCGGGGCCTGCGTCGATCTCGGCGGGCAGGTGAGCATCCCCGACCGGTTCGAGCTGCTGCACGTCAACACCAAGAAGCGGTGCCGGATCGCCTGGAAGCGCGGCACGCGGGTCGGCGTGGTGTTTTAG
- a CDS encoding NADH:flavin oxidoreductase/NADH oxidase, whose translation MSALFSPIKLRGLTLKNRVVVSPMCQYSAEDGVATDWHFTHINNLSLSGAAMFCIEATHVEAIGRITPGCLGLYSDACEAALKQILSSVRKRSSTAVAMQLAHAGRKASSARPWDGGQLIPVEHGGWQTVAPSAVPHKEGEAAPLALDAAGLKRIRDAFVDCARRADRIGIDAIELHGAHGYLLHQFLSPISNKRTDEYGGSLQNRMRFPLEVYDAVRAVFPHDKPVGMRVSSTDWVEGGWDLAQTIEFAQALKARGVDWIDASSGGVSPLQKIPLGPGYQVRFAEAIRRETGVPTIAVGLITEPKQAEEIVASGKADMVALARGMLYDPRWGWHAAAELGGEVEAPPQYWRSQPSSQKALFGKTTFGAR comes from the coding sequence ATGAGCGCCCTGTTTTCCCCGATCAAGCTGCGCGGCCTGACTTTGAAGAACCGCGTCGTGGTGTCGCCGATGTGCCAGTATTCGGCCGAGGACGGCGTCGCCACCGATTGGCACTTCACCCACATCAACAATCTCAGCCTCTCGGGCGCGGCGATGTTCTGCATCGAGGCAACCCATGTGGAGGCGATCGGCCGCATCACGCCGGGCTGCCTCGGGCTCTACAGCGATGCTTGCGAGGCCGCGCTGAAGCAGATCCTTAGCTCCGTGCGCAAGCGTTCCTCCACGGCGGTGGCGATGCAGCTCGCCCATGCCGGCCGCAAAGCGTCGAGCGCGCGGCCCTGGGACGGCGGCCAGCTGATCCCGGTCGAGCACGGCGGCTGGCAGACGGTGGCGCCGTCGGCGGTGCCGCACAAGGAGGGCGAGGCCGCCCCGCTTGCGCTCGATGCCGCGGGCCTGAAGCGCATCCGCGACGCCTTCGTCGACTGTGCCCGCCGCGCGGACCGCATCGGCATCGACGCCATCGAGCTGCACGGCGCGCACGGTTATCTCCTGCATCAGTTCCTGTCGCCGATCTCCAACAAGCGCACGGATGAGTACGGCGGGTCTTTGCAGAACCGCATGCGCTTCCCGCTCGAGGTCTACGACGCGGTCCGGGCCGTGTTCCCGCACGACAAGCCGGTCGGCATGCGGGTGTCGTCGACCGACTGGGTCGAGGGCGGCTGGGATCTGGCGCAGACCATCGAATTCGCGCAAGCGCTGAAGGCGCGCGGTGTCGACTGGATCGACGCCTCCTCCGGCGGCGTCTCGCCGCTGCAGAAGATTCCGCTCGGCCCCGGCTATCAGGTCCGGTTCGCCGAGGCCATCAGGCGCGAGACGGGCGTGCCGACCATCGCCGTTGGCCTCATCACCGAGCCCAAGCAGGCCGAAGAGATCGTCGCGTCCGGCAAGGCCGACATGGTCGCGCTCGCCCGCGGCATGCTCTACGACCCCCGCTGGGGCTGGCACGCCGCCGCCGAGCTCGGCGGCGAGGTCGAAGCCCCGCCGCAATATTGGCGCTCGCAGCCCTCCAGCCAGAAGGCGCTGTTCGGCAAGACCACGTTCGGGGCGCGGTGA
- a CDS encoding esterase-like activity of phytase family protein, with amino-acid sequence MSTDQSRRSFLGHAAAGFSILAIPGVAQAQVEHAITAPVSIEVNARPIPSFEPRDRARVRFGSLQYRSGLVLTSPHRGFGGLSALRFLDSKGERFLALSDQGSWFTGRIRYSGGKMVALDDVEAAPMLNAEGRPITEKRNWYDTESLARDGNVFYVGLERVNQIMRFDFARGGMQARGEVVPTPAAIRKLPDNKGLEALVFVPKGQPLAGTLIAFSERGLDADGNLLAFLIGGPTPGQFSVRRTEKFDISDAVLLPSGELLILERKFSWFTGVNIRIRAIPLKSIAPGALVDGPALFAADLGHEIDNMEGIDAHVTAEGETVLTLVSDDNFSMLQRTLLLQFALVE; translated from the coding sequence GTGAGCACCGATCAATCCCGCCGCAGCTTTCTCGGCCACGCGGCGGCGGGATTTTCCATTCTAGCGATCCCTGGAGTGGCGCAGGCGCAGGTTGAGCACGCCATCACTGCGCCTGTCAGCATCGAGGTCAATGCGCGGCCGATTCCGTCATTCGAGCCGCGCGACCGCGCGCGCGTGCGCTTCGGCTCGCTGCAATATCGCAGCGGTCTCGTGCTGACCTCGCCGCATCGCGGCTTTGGCGGCCTGTCCGCGCTCCGTTTTCTCGACAGCAAAGGCGAGCGTTTTCTCGCGCTGTCCGACCAGGGCAGCTGGTTCACCGGGCGCATCCGCTATTCTGGCGGCAAGATGGTCGCGCTCGACGATGTCGAGGCGGCGCCGATGCTGAATGCCGAGGGGCGGCCGATCACCGAGAAGCGCAATTGGTACGACACTGAGTCGCTCGCGCGTGACGGCAATGTCTTTTATGTCGGGCTCGAGCGCGTCAACCAGATCATGCGCTTCGATTTCGCCAGGGGCGGCATGCAGGCGCGCGGCGAGGTGGTGCCGACGCCGGCGGCGATCCGCAAGCTGCCGGATAACAAGGGGCTGGAGGCGCTGGTGTTTGTGCCGAAGGGCCAACCCTTGGCCGGCACCCTGATCGCCTTCTCCGAGCGCGGGCTCGATGCCGACGGCAATCTGCTCGCGTTCCTGATCGGCGGCCCCACGCCCGGCCAGTTCAGCGTGCGCCGCACCGAGAAATTCGACATCAGCGACGCCGTGCTGCTGCCCAGCGGCGAGCTCCTGATCCTCGAACGCAAATTCTCCTGGTTCACCGGCGTCAACATCCGCATCCGCGCGATCCCGCTCAAATCCATCGCACCGGGCGCGCTGGTCGACGGCCCCGCGCTGTTCGCCGCCGATCTCGGCCACGAGATCGACAACATGGAAGGCATCGACGCCCACGTCACGGCCGAGGGCGAGACCGTGCTGACGCTGGTGTCGGACGACAACTTTTCCATGTTGCAGCGGACATTGCTGCTGCAGTTTGCGCTGGTGGAGTAG
- the cobT gene encoding cobaltochelatase subunit CobT translates to MTTSNSKFRNSKEAPTEPFKRSVASCLKAIAKSPELDVSFAAERPGLAPGKARLPEPARKMTKRDAAVVRGHADSIALKLACHDPKVHRKLMPGNPQARGVFEAVEQARVEAIGARRMAGVAKNLTAMLDDHFHRGKFDEITDRADAPLADALAMLVRERLTGMAPPAAARKMVDLWRPILEDKIGKRLDRLDGVLEDQIRFGDAVHDLLTALELGDERSADSEDDEDNDENQDGDNDQSGAEGSPDSDAAQEMSADQAQASSEEMADSAMESAQASTSDSFDDGELGDDETPGEATRPNAHGKNEPRGPEYHAFAPKFDEVIAAEDLCDHDELERLRAYLDKQLAHLQGIVARLANRLQRRLMAQQNRAWEFDLEEGILDPARLSRVVTDPYHPLSFMHEKEATFRDTVVTLLLDNSGSMRGRPITVAATCADILARTLERCGVKVEILGFTTRAWKGGQSREAWLAAGKPASPGRLNDLRHIIYKSADAPWRRARKNLGLMMREGLLKENIDGEALDWAHKRLLARAEQRKILMMISDGAPVDDSTLSVNPGNYLERHLRHIIEEIETRSPVELIAIGIGHDVTRYYRRAVTIVDAEELGGAITEKLAELFSETNTAPSQPAARPRRKLHS, encoded by the coding sequence ATGACCACCTCCAATTCCAAATTCCGTAACAGCAAGGAAGCGCCGACCGAGCCGTTCAAGCGCTCGGTCGCCTCCTGCCTCAAGGCGATCGCGAAATCGCCTGAGCTCGACGTCTCCTTCGCCGCCGAGCGTCCCGGCCTTGCGCCGGGCAAGGCGCGGCTGCCCGAGCCGGCGCGCAAGATGACCAAGCGCGATGCCGCGGTCGTGCGCGGCCATGCCGATTCCATCGCGCTCAAGCTCGCCTGTCACGATCCCAAAGTTCACCGCAAGCTGATGCCCGGCAACCCGCAGGCGCGCGGCGTGTTCGAGGCGGTCGAGCAGGCCCGCGTCGAGGCGATCGGCGCGCGCCGCATGGCCGGCGTTGCGAAAAACCTCACCGCGATGCTCGACGACCATTTCCATCGCGGCAAGTTCGACGAGATCACCGACCGCGCCGATGCGCCGCTGGCCGACGCGTTGGCGATGCTGGTGCGCGAGCGCCTGACCGGCATGGCGCCGCCGGCGGCCGCCAGGAAGATGGTCGATCTCTGGCGTCCGATTCTCGAGGACAAGATCGGCAAGCGGCTCGACCGGCTCGACGGCGTGCTCGAGGACCAGATCCGGTTCGGCGATGCCGTGCATGATCTCCTGACCGCACTCGAGCTCGGCGACGAGCGCAGCGCCGACAGCGAGGACGATGAGGACAACGACGAGAACCAGGACGGCGACAACGATCAGTCCGGCGCCGAAGGCTCGCCCGATTCCGATGCCGCGCAGGAGATGAGCGCCGACCAGGCGCAAGCCTCATCCGAGGAGATGGCCGACAGCGCAATGGAAAGCGCGCAGGCCTCGACCTCCGACAGCTTCGACGACGGCGAGCTCGGCGACGACGAGACCCCGGGCGAGGCGACGCGTCCGAACGCGCACGGCAAGAACGAGCCGCGCGGGCCCGAATACCACGCCTTCGCGCCGAAATTCGACGAGGTCATCGCGGCCGAAGACCTCTGCGACCATGACGAGCTGGAGCGGCTGCGCGCCTATCTCGACAAGCAGCTCGCGCATCTGCAGGGCATCGTCGCCCGTCTTGCCAATCGTCTCCAGCGCCGCCTGATGGCGCAGCAGAACCGCGCCTGGGAGTTCGACCTCGAAGAGGGCATTCTTGACCCCGCGCGCCTCTCGCGCGTCGTCACTGATCCCTATCACCCGCTGTCCTTCATGCACGAGAAGGAGGCGACGTTCCGCGATACCGTGGTGACGCTGCTGCTCGACAATTCCGGCTCGATGCGCGGTCGGCCCATCACCGTGGCCGCCACCTGCGCCGACATTCTCGCCCGCACGCTGGAGCGTTGCGGCGTCAAGGTCGAGATTTTGGGCTTCACCACCCGCGCCTGGAAGGGCGGGCAGTCGCGTGAGGCGTGGCTTGCCGCCGGCAAGCCGGCCAGCCCCGGCCGTCTTAACGATCTCCGCCACATCATCTACAAGTCGGCGGATGCGCCGTGGCGCCGTGCACGAAAAAATCTCGGCCTGATGATGCGCGAAGGGCTGCTCAAGGAGAACATCGACGGTGAGGCGCTCGACTGGGCGCACAAGCGCCTGCTGGCGAGGGCCGAGCAGCGCAAGATCCTGATGATGATCTCGGACGGCGCGCCGGTCGACGATTCCACGCTGTCGGTCAATCCCGGCAATTATCTCGAGCGGCATCTGCGCCACATCATCGAGGAGATCGAGACCCGCTCGCCGGTCGAGCTGATCGCGATCGGCATCGGCCATGACGTGACGCGCTACTACCGCCGCGCGGTGACGATCGTGGACGCCGAGGAGCTCGGCGGCGCCATCACCGAAAAGCTCGCCGAGCTGTTCAGCGAGACCAACACCGCGCCGAGCCAGCCGGCCGCCCGCCCGCGCCGCAAATTGCATTCGTGA
- a CDS encoding cold-shock protein produces the protein MNTGTVKWFNGQKGFGFIQPTDGSKDVFVHISAVERAGMGSLNEGQTVSYDIVADRRTGKSAAENLRAA, from the coding sequence ATGAACACAGGTACAGTGAAGTGGTTTAACGGCCAAAAGGGCTTCGGCTTTATCCAACCGACGGACGGCAGCAAGGACGTGTTCGTTCATATCAGCGCCGTCGAACGCGCCGGCATGGGCAGCCTGAACGAAGGTCAGACGGTGTCGTATGACATCGTCGCAGACCGTCGCACGGGAAAGTCGGCTGCTGAAAATCTTCGTGCTGCTTAA
- the cobS gene encoding cobaltochelatase subunit CobS: MTTAALSKVEEVSGLPDMKVSVRQVFGIDSDLEVPAYSEVDPHVPEVDSDYRFDRATTLAVLAGFSKNRRVMVTGYHGTGKSTHIEQVAARLNWPCVRVNLDSHISRIDLVGKDSIVVRDGKQVTEFRDGILPWALQNNVALVFDEYDAGRPDVMFVIQRVLEVSGRLTLLDQNKVIKPHPAFRLFATANTVGLGDTSGLYHGTQQINQGQMDRWSIVTTLNYLSHDEEVEIVLAKAKHYRTQEGRDTVNKMVRLADLTRNAFANGDLSTVMSPRTVITWAENADIFGDIGFAFRVTFLNKCDELERPLVAEFYQRCFNAELPESAVNVALS, from the coding sequence ATGACGACCGCCGCCCTGTCCAAAGTTGAGGAAGTTTCCGGTCTGCCCGACATGAAGGTGTCGGTGCGCCAGGTGTTCGGGATCGACAGCGATCTCGAAGTGCCGGCCTATTCCGAAGTCGACCCTCATGTGCCGGAAGTTGATTCCGACTATCGCTTCGACCGCGCCACCACGCTCGCCGTGCTCGCAGGTTTCTCCAAGAACCGCCGCGTCATGGTGACCGGCTATCACGGCACCGGCAAATCCACCCATATCGAGCAGGTCGCCGCCCGTCTGAACTGGCCCTGCGTGCGCGTCAATCTCGACAGCCATATCAGCCGTATCGATCTCGTCGGCAAGGACTCGATCGTGGTCCGCGACGGCAAGCAGGTCACCGAATTCCGCGACGGCATTCTGCCCTGGGCGCTGCAGAACAACGTCGCGCTGGTGTTCGACGAATACGACGCCGGCCGTCCCGACGTGATGTTCGTGATCCAGCGCGTGCTGGAAGTCTCGGGCCGCCTGACCCTGCTCGACCAGAACAAGGTGATCAAGCCGCATCCGGCGTTCCGGCTGTTTGCGACCGCCAACACGGTCGGTCTCGGCGACACTTCGGGCCTCTATCACGGCACCCAGCAGATCAACCAGGGCCAGATGGACCGCTGGTCGATCGTCACCACGCTGAACTATCTCAGCCATGACGAGGAAGTCGAGATCGTGCTGGCCAAGGCCAAGCACTATCGCACTCAGGAAGGCCGCGACACCGTCAACAAGATGGTGCGCCTGGCCGACCTCACCCGCAACGCCTTCGCCAATGGCGATCTGTCGACGGTGATGAGCCCGCGCACGGTGATCACCTGGGCGGAGAACGCCGACATCTTCGGCGATATCGGCTTCGCCTTCCGCGTCACCTTCCTCAACAAATGCGACGAGCTCGAACGTCCCTTGGTCGCCGAGTTCTATCAGCGCTGCTTCAATGCGGAGCTGCCGGAATCGGCGGTCAACGTGGCGCTCAGCTGA
- a CDS encoding citrate synthase/methylcitrate synthase, with amino-acid sequence MNIHLTKSQIGLDGIPAAETALSHVDGERGELIIAGEHVGRLAATSSFEGVTARLWNGASASKTSLSEADVQASLGAARKRAFARLDELLPATRGMGIIDGFRAAVAGLRAEEGLTHEATIVGAFPVIAGALVRRAKGLDPVAPEPSASHATDTLRMLHGRGPETREVTALDAYLVTASDHGMNASTFTTRVVASTQADLFAAVTAGYCALTGPLHGGAPEPVLEMLDAIGSRERIQPWVDAALARGERMMGFGHRVYRVRDPRADVLKAAVEALAANGADLPFAGEVEAYIRSALRKKNPERPLETNVEFFTAILLDALAIPRQAFTPIFAVARVAGWTAHAREQQRTGRLIRPSSSYVGAMPEE; translated from the coding sequence ATGAACATCCACCTCACCAAAAGCCAGATCGGGCTGGACGGCATTCCCGCGGCCGAGACCGCGCTGAGCCATGTCGACGGCGAGCGCGGCGAGCTGATCATCGCCGGCGAGCATGTCGGGCGCCTCGCCGCCACATCGAGCTTCGAGGGCGTCACCGCGCGGCTCTGGAACGGCGCCAGCGCAAGCAAGACCAGCTTGAGCGAAGCCGATGTGCAAGCGAGCCTCGGCGCGGCCCGTAAGCGCGCTTTCGCGCGGCTGGACGAGTTGCTGCCGGCGACGCGCGGCATGGGCATCATCGACGGCTTTCGCGCGGCGGTCGCCGGACTTCGCGCCGAAGAGGGCCTTACGCATGAAGCGACCATCGTCGGCGCGTTTCCGGTGATCGCCGGCGCGCTGGTCCGGCGCGCCAAGGGGCTCGATCCGGTCGCGCCCGAGCCGAGCGCGAGCCACGCCACCGACACGCTGCGCATGCTGCATGGGCGCGGGCCTGAAACGCGCGAGGTCACGGCGCTCGACGCCTATCTTGTCACCGCCAGCGACCACGGCATGAACGCCTCGACCTTCACCACGCGCGTGGTTGCCTCGACGCAAGCCGATCTGTTCGCCGCCGTCACCGCCGGCTATTGCGCGCTGACCGGCCCCTTGCACGGCGGCGCGCCCGAGCCGGTGCTGGAAATGCTCGACGCGATCGGCTCGCGCGAGCGCATCCAGCCCTGGGTGGATGCGGCCCTCGCCCGCGGCGAGCGGATGATGGGCTTCGGTCACCGCGTCTACCGCGTGCGCGATCCGCGCGCCGACGTGCTCAAGGCCGCGGTCGAGGCGCTTGCCGCCAACGGCGCCGACTTGCCCTTCGCGGGCGAGGTCGAGGCCTATATCCGCAGCGCGCTACGCAAGAAGAATCCGGAGCGGCCGCTGGAAACCAACGTGGAGTTCTTCACCGCGATCCTGCTCGATGCGCTCGCGATCCCAAGGCAGGCCTTCACGCCGATCTTCGCGGTCGCGCGCGTCGCGGGCTGGACCGCGCATGCGCGCGAGCAGCAGCGCACGGGACGGCTGATCCGGCCGAGTTCGTCCTATGTTGGGGCGATGCCGGAGGAATGA
- a CDS encoding DedA family protein encodes MTSFLDPLISFVSAHAWLAYLTLFLAALLEAVPVVGSVIPGSTIILALSALVPGGELQLQWVLLAAALGAVLGDGSAYWIGHRRQREILTAWPLTNYPRVVAESESFFHRFGTWAVFFARFVPPIRAFVPVTAGALGMAPARFYAVNIPAILLWAPAHVLPGVLAVSALHEYAGLHHHGHVGKHIWILTVVGAALGLGVAMWIYRRRNGDGFAKGKPRA; translated from the coding sequence GTGACGTCCTTCCTCGATCCCCTCATCTCGTTTGTCTCGGCCCATGCGTGGCTGGCCTATCTGACCCTGTTCCTGGCGGCTCTGTTAGAGGCGGTTCCGGTGGTCGGATCGGTGATCCCGGGCTCGACCATCATCCTGGCGCTGAGCGCGCTGGTCCCCGGCGGCGAGCTGCAGCTGCAATGGGTGCTGCTGGCGGCCGCGCTCGGTGCCGTGCTCGGCGACGGCTCGGCCTACTGGATCGGGCACCGGCGCCAGCGCGAGATCCTCACCGCCTGGCCGCTGACCAATTATCCGCGTGTGGTCGCCGAGAGCGAAAGCTTCTTCCACCGCTTCGGCACCTGGGCCGTGTTCTTCGCCCGCTTCGTGCCGCCGATCCGCGCCTTTGTGCCGGTGACGGCGGGCGCGCTGGGAATGGCGCCGGCGAGATTCTATGCGGTGAATATCCCGGCGATCCTGCTGTGGGCGCCGGCGCATGTGCTGCCGGGCGTTCTGGCGGTGTCGGCTCTGCACGAATATGCCGGGCTGCATCACCATGGGCATGTCGGCAAGCACATCTGGATTTTGACCGTGGTCGGCGCGGCGCTCGGTCTGGGTGTAGCGATGTGGATCTATCGCCGGCGAAACGGCGACGGCTTCGCGAAAGGCAAACCGCGGGCCTAG
- a CDS encoding sensor histidine kinase, with the protein MLDLFGPSDEARIGEIARQAASSSAAGADSERRFRDLLQALPAAIYTTDAEGRITFFNRACIDFAGRTPKIGEMWCVTWKLYLPDGTPLPHDKCPMAVALKQNRPVRDAEAVAERPDGSRICFVPYPTPLRDEDGQLVGAVNMLVDITARKQAEERMMLLTAEVDHRSNNLLAVIQAMLRLTKAESADEFQAVFQGRLSALANVQRLFSASRWTGASLKTIVEEELRPYASGDRERVRIEGEDIRLPAMLAQSIAVAVHELATNAAKYGSLSTPSGRLNIRWEADPATSLVLRWSESGGPEVTEPTRKGFGIGAVDGVIRTLRGRITRQWRPEGLVCELSFPEIAA; encoded by the coding sequence ATGCTGGACTTGTTTGGGCCATCTGACGAGGCCAGGATTGGCGAGATCGCCAGACAGGCAGCAAGCAGCAGCGCGGCCGGCGCGGATTCCGAGAGGCGATTCCGGGACTTGCTCCAGGCACTGCCCGCAGCCATCTACACCACCGACGCAGAGGGCCGCATCACCTTCTTCAATCGGGCCTGCATCGACTTCGCCGGACGCACGCCGAAGATTGGCGAGATGTGGTGCGTGACTTGGAAGCTCTATTTGCCCGACGGCACACCGCTTCCCCACGACAAATGCCCCATGGCGGTCGCCCTCAAGCAGAATCGTCCCGTGCGTGATGCCGAGGCTGTTGCCGAACGGCCCGACGGCTCGCGGATCTGCTTCGTGCCCTATCCCACGCCGCTGCGCGACGAAGACGGCCAGCTGGTCGGAGCCGTCAACATGCTGGTCGACATCACGGCCCGCAAGCAGGCGGAAGAGCGGATGATGCTTCTCACCGCCGAAGTCGACCATCGGTCCAACAACCTGCTAGCGGTGATCCAGGCGATGCTGCGGCTAACGAAGGCCGAGAGCGCGGACGAGTTCCAGGCCGTTTTTCAAGGCCGGCTCAGCGCCCTTGCCAACGTGCAGAGACTGTTCTCGGCTTCGCGCTGGACCGGCGCGAGCCTGAAGACGATCGTCGAAGAAGAGCTCCGGCCCTACGCAAGCGGGGACCGCGAACGGGTCCGCATCGAGGGCGAAGACATCCGCCTGCCGGCGATGCTGGCCCAGTCGATCGCAGTTGCCGTCCATGAGCTGGCGACCAACGCCGCCAAATACGGCTCGCTGTCGACGCCTTCGGGCCGGTTGAATATCCGCTGGGAGGCCGATCCGGCCACGTCTCTCGTCCTGCGCTGGTCGGAAAGCGGCGGGCCGGAGGTCACCGAGCCGACCCGCAAGGGTTTTGGGATCGGCGCTGTCGATGGTGTGATCCGGACCTTGCGGGGAAGAATCACCCGGCAATGGAGGCCAGAAGGATTGGTCTGCGAGCTGTCTTTCCCGGAGATCGCGGCCTAG
- a CDS encoding citrate synthase family protein, which produces MKNSRELYLSAREAAAELAISPATLYAYVSRGLIRSEPTPDSRKNRYRAEDVRALKERRVPAPEPKGLRSFDADLPVMDTEISTISEEGAIYRGVNCVDLAENDTLEHTATLLWDVSGVDPFAPDNQPAISEEMRAIAEAARRAAPIDRAIAVLALAASADPRAFTRASDGRALVGARIVRLLVATMLNAEASAEPLHQQVAKAWAADNKHAPDLIRRALVLLADHELNASTFTARCAASTGLNLYDSVIAGLAALKGPKHGGAGVLASQLVKTLIDRDVEPMVRERVALGERFAGFGHGVYKRGDPRAQSLLNALARAGAPRKFTREVPERIVEATGELVNIDYALAVLVHALRLPAGSELALFAMARSVGWIAHASEQLQFGKLIRPRARYVGPAPGRRSMVVEKA; this is translated from the coding sequence ATGAAAAATTCCAGGGAGCTCTACCTCTCGGCCCGGGAAGCCGCCGCCGAACTTGCGATCTCGCCGGCGACCCTCTACGCCTATGTCAGCCGCGGCCTGATCCGCTCCGAGCCGACGCCGGATTCCCGCAAGAACCGCTACCGCGCCGAGGACGTTCGCGCCCTGAAGGAGCGCCGGGTGCCGGCGCCGGAGCCAAAGGGCCTGCGCAGCTTCGACGCCGATCTGCCGGTGATGGATACCGAGATCTCGACCATCAGCGAAGAGGGCGCGATCTATCGCGGCGTGAACTGCGTCGATCTCGCCGAGAACGACACGCTGGAGCACACCGCAACACTGCTCTGGGACGTCTCCGGCGTCGATCCGTTCGCGCCTGACAATCAGCCCGCGATCTCCGAGGAGATGCGCGCGATTGCAGAAGCCGCGCGCCGGGCCGCGCCGATCGATCGCGCCATCGCCGTGCTCGCGCTCGCCGCCAGCGCCGATCCGCGTGCCTTCACCCGCGCGTCCGATGGCCGCGCGCTGGTCGGCGCGCGCATCGTCCGCCTCCTGGTCGCCACTATGCTCAATGCGGAAGCCTCGGCCGAGCCGCTGCATCAGCAGGTCGCGAAAGCGTGGGCGGCGGACAACAAGCATGCGCCCGATCTGATCCGACGCGCATTGGTGCTGCTCGCCGACCACGAGCTGAATGCCTCGACCTTCACCGCGCGCTGCGCGGCCTCCACCGGACTCAACCTCTATGATTCCGTCATTGCTGGCCTTGCCGCGCTGAAAGGCCCCAAGCATGGCGGCGCCGGCGTGCTGGCCTCGCAGCTGGTCAAGACACTGATCGACCGCGATGTCGAGCCGATGGTGCGCGAGCGCGTCGCGCTCGGCGAGCGTTTCGCCGGCTTCGGCCATGGCGTCTACAAGCGCGGCGATCCCCGCGCGCAATCGCTGCTGAACGCACTCGCCCGTGCGGGCGCGCCGCGAAAATTCACCCGGGAGGTGCCGGAGCGGATCGTCGAGGCAACCGGCGAGCTGGTCAACATCGACTACGCGCTCGCGGTCTTGGTGCATGCCCTGCGCCTGCCGGCTGGCAGCGAACTCGCTCTGTTCGCGATGGCCCGCAGCGTCGGCTGGATCGCGCACGCCAGCGAGCAATTGCAGTTCGGCAAGCTGATCAGGCCACGGGCGCGGTATGTGGGACCGGCACCGGGGCGGAGATCGATGGTCGTGGAGAAGGCCTAG